The genomic segment TGGAATTTGTTCCGCCTTCACGCCCGCGGCTGAGAGTTTATCCGGGATGCCGGCGAATTTGTTCAGCCGTTTAACAATGGTCGCCACCGGTTCATCTTTTTTACCATCCAGAGCAATGGCAATATCCACGAGCCGCTCCGGCGCGGCCGATTTATT from the Cytophagia bacterium CHB2 genome contains:
- a CDS encoding iron-containing alcohol dehydrogenase is translated as NKSAAPERLVDIAIALDGKKDEPVATIVKRLNKFAGIPDKLSAAGVKAEQIPAMVEQAFEDASHLLNPRSVIKDDLKKLYEKAL